The Nitrospirota bacterium genome window below encodes:
- a CDS encoding tetratricopeptide repeat protein: protein MAQSYNSAETALEIDRLATQLAKDPQSKAFLPLAEAYGKAGMWQEAAGVLKDGLKYYPGFITAMVALGRAYDQMEQPAKAQAILEESIKLSPENLRAHRTLIKIYQSQGQNDLALQSCSAILTANPRDEEALLVQASLGGPVKQEPAQPKPSALRETQAFATQTNVSPDFTDVPALSPHAGVVVQLEAWLRTIESRRRDRDAANSSHFKTSQ, encoded by the coding sequence ATGGCACAGAGTTACAATTCCGCCGAGACCGCGCTGGAAATCGACCGGCTCGCCACCCAGTTAGCCAAAGATCCTCAGTCCAAAGCGTTTCTGCCGTTGGCTGAAGCATATGGCAAAGCCGGTATGTGGCAAGAGGCGGCAGGCGTGCTCAAAGATGGATTGAAATACTATCCCGGCTTCATTACCGCGATGGTGGCACTGGGCCGTGCCTATGACCAGATGGAGCAGCCGGCCAAAGCACAAGCGATCCTGGAAGAGTCCATCAAGCTCAGCCCGGAAAACCTGCGCGCACACCGGACCTTGATCAAGATTTACCAGAGCCAGGGACAAAATGACTTGGCGCTGCAGTCCTGCTCCGCCATCCTGACCGCCAACCCGCGGGATGAAGAGGCCCTCTTGGTCCAAGCCTCGTTAGGGGGGCCAGTGAAACAGGAACCGGCACAGCCTAAGCCATCGGCTCTTCGTGAGACCCAAGCCTTCGCCACGCAAACCAATGTCTCGCCAGACTTTACGGACGTTCCTGCGCTATCGCCTCACGCGGGAGTCGTGGTCCAGCTGGAAGCCTGGCTTCGCACCATCGAATCACGGCGGCGCGACCGCGATGCGGCAAACAGCTCACACTTCAAGACTTCCCAATAA
- the aroQ gene encoding type II 3-dehydroquinate dehydratase, with the protein MLRIRVLHGPNLNLLGTREQSIYGTLSLDDLNSALRTLAKELAVKVDLRQSNSEGELVNWIQEARKEYDGIIINPAAYTHTSIAIRDAIAAVGLPTVEVHLSNIHQREEFRHQSYIAGVALGQIAGLGPTGYLLALRGLCDHLTAANRQKKTAKPAPARRTAKGTK; encoded by the coding sequence ATGTTACGCATACGAGTCTTACATGGCCCCAATCTGAATCTTCTGGGAACCAGGGAACAGTCGATTTACGGCACACTGTCCCTGGATGACCTCAACTCGGCCCTCCGGACGTTGGCGAAGGAATTAGCCGTCAAGGTAGACCTGCGCCAGTCCAATAGTGAGGGAGAGCTGGTCAACTGGATTCAGGAGGCGCGCAAGGAATACGACGGGATCATCATCAACCCGGCCGCCTATACCCATACCAGCATCGCGATCCGGGATGCGATTGCGGCAGTGGGCCTTCCGACGGTGGAGGTCCATCTGTCCAATATTCATCAGCGGGAGGAGTTTCGCCATCAGTCCTATATCGCGGGAGTCGCCCTGGGGCAAATTGCCGGCCTGGGACCGACCGGTTATCTCCTCGCGCTCCGTGGACTGTGCGACCATCTGACCGCGGCCAATCGCCAGAAGAAGACGGCCAAGCCGGCACCAGCGCGACGGACGGCAAAGGGCACAAAATAA
- the efp gene encoding elongation factor P, whose product MISTTDFRGGVRLMVDNQPFYIIEFQHVKPGKGGAFVRTKLKGYLTGSVIDRTFRSGERFEEPDLEERDMQFLYATDDAYTFMDTDSYEQLTFEKGKLGDNADLLKENMIVKILVYEHRPIDVELPNFIELKVTDTEPGFRGDTATGGTKLATLETGATLKVPLYLETGTVIKIDTRTRSYVERVR is encoded by the coding sequence GTGATTTCCACGACAGATTTTCGCGGTGGTGTGCGGCTCATGGTTGATAACCAGCCGTTCTATATCATTGAGTTTCAGCATGTGAAACCAGGCAAGGGCGGAGCTTTTGTGCGCACCAAGCTCAAGGGCTATCTCACAGGCAGCGTCATCGACCGGACCTTCCGGTCAGGGGAGCGGTTCGAAGAGCCGGATCTCGAAGAACGGGACATGCAATTCCTCTACGCCACCGACGATGCCTATACCTTTATGGACACGGACAGCTACGAGCAACTGACGTTCGAAAAGGGCAAGCTCGGCGACAATGCGGATCTGCTGAAAGAAAACATGATCGTGAAGATCCTCGTGTACGAGCATCGCCCGATCGATGTCGAGCTGCCCAACTTCATCGAATTGAAAGTGACGGATACTGAACCGGGGTTTCGTGGCGACACCGCCACCGGCGGCACCAAACTCGCCACCCTCGAAACCGGCGCCACCCTCAAGGTGCCTCTGTATTTAGAAACCGGAACCGTGATCAAGATCGATACACGGACCCGGTCTTACGTGGAGCGTGTTCGGTGA
- the accB gene encoding acetyl-CoA carboxylase biotin carboxyl carrier protein has protein sequence MSKQKISKSKKRGTRIIPPQTFAVPARGQGLPLLSGQQSKHIQELIDLLKKNDLTELELEREGLRIRVRHEVEIRTITTTVADQGSSSSTSSPQPTGQAAVPAEDTTGMITIPSPIVGTFYRSPSPDADPYVEEGDYVKKGQVLCIVEAMKLMNEIESEVDGRITKVLAESTKPVEYGQALFLVDPTATP, from the coding sequence GTGAGCAAACAAAAAATAAGCAAATCGAAGAAGCGCGGGACGCGAATCATTCCCCCTCAGACCTTTGCCGTCCCTGCGAGGGGGCAGGGCCTGCCTCTGCTCTCGGGACAACAAAGCAAGCATATCCAGGAACTGATCGACCTCCTCAAGAAGAACGATTTGACCGAATTGGAACTGGAACGCGAAGGCCTCAGAATCCGCGTACGGCACGAAGTCGAAATCAGAACGATCACGACCACCGTCGCCGATCAGGGGAGCTCCAGCTCCACGTCCTCGCCTCAGCCCACTGGCCAAGCAGCCGTGCCGGCCGAAGATACGACCGGCATGATCACCATCCCGTCGCCGATCGTCGGGACCTTCTATCGGTCTCCCTCGCCGGATGCCGACCCCTATGTGGAAGAAGGCGATTACGTGAAAAAGGGCCAGGTCCTGTGCATCGTCGAAGCGATGAAGCTGATGAACGAAATTGAATCAGAAGTGGACGGACGGATCACAAAAGTTCTCGCCGAAAGCACCAAGCCCGTCGAATATGGCCAGGCGCTCTTCCTCGTCGATCCGACAGCCACGCCCTAG
- the accC gene encoding acetyl-CoA carboxylase biotin carboxylase subunit translates to MFKKVLIANRGEIALRVIRACKELGIKTVAIFSEADAASLHVRAADEKICVGPPDAALSYRNIPNVLSAAEITGADAIHPGYGFLSENAHFAEVCESIGVKFIGPTSEHIALLGDKAKAREIVARRGLPVTPGSPGELKSEQEALEAAGKIGYPVIIKASAGGGGRGMRVVNKAEDLARAFQAAQAEAKTTFGNDAVYLERYFLEPRHIEVQIAADHRGHVVHFGERDCSIQRRHQKLVEETPSPAVNEKLRKEICRVAVEAVKAVRYRNVGTVEFLLDKDHNFFFMEVNTRIQVEHAITEMVTGVDLIKEQIRIADGQSLSVKQQDIKLNGHSLECRINAEDPEKFTPCPGMITKYSAPGGFGVRVDSAMESNMMVVPFYDSMIAKVITHGRDRQESIARMRRALDEFVIEGIKTTIPLHKRILNDPDFQKGHVSTTFLERFLAS, encoded by the coding sequence TTGTTCAAGAAAGTATTGATAGCCAATCGCGGTGAAATCGCCCTTCGAGTCATTCGCGCCTGCAAAGAGCTCGGCATTAAGACGGTCGCCATCTTTTCAGAGGCCGATGCCGCGAGCCTCCATGTGCGCGCCGCCGACGAGAAGATTTGCGTCGGGCCTCCGGATGCCGCCCTGAGCTACCGCAACATTCCCAACGTCCTGAGCGCAGCCGAGATCACTGGGGCGGACGCCATCCACCCCGGATACGGGTTCCTCTCGGAGAATGCCCACTTCGCGGAAGTCTGCGAGTCCATCGGCGTGAAATTCATCGGTCCGACGTCCGAGCATATCGCGCTCCTGGGAGACAAAGCCAAAGCGCGCGAAATCGTGGCCCGCCGTGGGTTGCCCGTCACGCCGGGCAGTCCCGGAGAACTGAAGAGCGAACAGGAAGCCCTCGAAGCCGCGGGCAAGATCGGCTATCCCGTCATCATCAAAGCCTCAGCCGGCGGGGGAGGACGCGGCATGCGCGTCGTCAACAAAGCCGAAGACCTGGCGCGCGCCTTTCAAGCCGCGCAAGCGGAGGCGAAGACGACGTTCGGCAACGATGCCGTCTACCTCGAACGCTACTTTCTCGAACCCCGCCATATCGAAGTGCAGATTGCCGCAGACCATCGCGGACATGTCGTGCATTTCGGCGAGCGCGACTGTTCGATCCAGCGCCGGCATCAGAAACTGGTCGAGGAAACACCGTCGCCTGCCGTCAATGAAAAGCTCCGCAAGGAGATCTGCCGCGTGGCCGTCGAAGCCGTCAAAGCCGTGCGCTACCGGAATGTCGGCACCGTCGAGTTCCTGCTCGACAAGGATCACAACTTCTTTTTCATGGAAGTGAACACCCGCATCCAGGTGGAACATGCGATTACGGAAATGGTGACCGGCGTCGATCTCATCAAGGAGCAGATCCGGATCGCCGACGGGCAATCCCTTTCGGTCAAGCAGCAAGACATCAAACTCAACGGGCATAGCCTCGAATGTCGCATCAATGCCGAAGACCCGGAGAAGTTCACGCCCTGTCCCGGCATGATCACCAAATACAGCGCGCCAGGCGGGTTCGGCGTCCGCGTTGACTCGGCCATGGAATCGAACATGATGGTCGTCCCGTTCTACGATTCCATGATCGCCAAAGTCATCACCCATGGCCGTGACCGGCAGGAATCCATCGCCCGCATGCGCCGCGCCCTCGACGAATTCGTGATCGAAGGCATCAAGACGACCATCCCGCTGCACAAACGCATCCTCAACGATCCCGATTTCCAAAAGGGCCATGTCTCCACCACATTCCTGGAGCGTTTCCTCGCCAGTTAG
- the thiE gene encoding thiamine phosphate synthase, which produces MASRTSSSLNRLYIILDPSICPERALIDVLTASAEAGATLFQYRNKTASMKEAYQEALALRQAAAKAGVLFIVNDRCDLALAVDADGVHLGQGDLPLDLARKVMGPDKLIGISTHNPDQVRAASAGKPDYLGFGPIFTPGSKLDHDPVVGLEGLRAIRTLTSLPVFAIGGIQIGQVGDVMEAGADGVAVISAIVKAADIREAVRAFLSRMPTPASPAS; this is translated from the coding sequence ATGGCCTCAAGAACCAGCTCCAGCCTGAATCGCCTCTACATCATTCTAGATCCCTCTATTTGTCCTGAGCGTGCCTTGATCGACGTGCTGACAGCCTCAGCTGAGGCCGGCGCCACGCTCTTTCAATATCGCAACAAGACTGCCTCGATGAAGGAGGCCTATCAAGAAGCCTTGGCGCTTCGACAAGCAGCGGCGAAGGCCGGCGTGCTCTTCATCGTGAACGATCGCTGCGACTTGGCCCTGGCTGTGGATGCGGATGGTGTGCATTTGGGGCAGGGAGACTTGCCGCTCGATCTGGCCCGCAAGGTCATGGGGCCGGACAAGTTGATCGGCATCTCCACCCACAATCCCGATCAGGTGCGGGCAGCCAGCGCCGGAAAACCGGACTACCTTGGCTTTGGACCGATCTTTACACCAGGCTCAAAACTTGATCACGACCCGGTCGTGGGGCTGGAGGGATTACGGGCGATACGCACACTAACGTCGCTACCGGTCTTTGCGATCGGTGGCATTCAAATCGGACAGGTCGGGGACGTCATGGAAGCGGGAGCCGATGGCGTCGCGGTCATATCGGCCATCGTGAAAGCCGCGGATATTCGAGAAGCGGTCAGGGCCTTTCTTTCCCGTATGCCGACACCAGCTTCGCCAGCGTCATAA
- the bioD gene encoding dethiobiotin synthase — protein sequence MKHGVFITATDTGVGKTLVAAALVAHLRQRGIDVGVMKPVETGVAGSTKAQSDGVRLRRAAGSDDPMAEVCPYVFRLPMAPLSAAREEGQTIRVATILQAFRALRRKHDLLVVEGAGGVHVPITETVDGLDLMERMGLPVIVVGQSGLGGVNHALLTLAALRQRKIPVVALVLNRLRPVRTAIARAQEQSTVTLLRRLAKVPVVGPLPYSAAVTKNWHDGMMQLAWVVEVMTLAKLVSAYGKERP from the coding sequence ATGAAACACGGGGTCTTTATCACTGCGACCGATACGGGCGTCGGGAAAACGCTCGTGGCTGCTGCATTGGTGGCGCATCTGAGGCAACGAGGGATCGACGTTGGCGTGATGAAGCCGGTTGAGACTGGGGTTGCAGGATCGACCAAGGCCCAGTCTGATGGAGTACGGTTGCGACGAGCGGCGGGAAGTGATGATCCGATGGCCGAAGTCTGTCCCTATGTCTTTCGATTGCCGATGGCGCCTCTCTCTGCCGCGCGGGAAGAAGGACAGACGATACGGGTGGCGACCATCCTGCAAGCCTTCCGTGCTCTACGTCGGAAGCACGATCTGCTGGTCGTGGAAGGAGCCGGCGGGGTGCATGTGCCGATCACGGAAACCGTCGATGGGCTGGACCTCATGGAGCGTATGGGGCTCCCCGTTATTGTGGTGGGACAGTCAGGCCTGGGCGGAGTCAATCATGCGCTTTTGACGCTTGCCGCGCTCCGTCAGCGGAAGATTCCTGTTGTTGCGTTGGTCTTGAATCGATTGCGGCCGGTCCGTACGGCGATCGCTCGCGCGCAGGAGCAATCGACGGTGACTCTGTTGCGACGCTTGGCGAAGGTTCCCGTGGTGGGGCCCCTCCCCTACAGTGCCGCCGTGACGAAGAATTGGCATGACGGCATGATGCAACTGGCCTGGGTGGTCGAGGTTATGACGCTGGCGAAGCTGGTGTCGGCATACGGGAAAGAAAGGCCCTGA
- a CDS encoding SDR family NAD(P)-dependent oxidoreductase translates to MNQRQAVLVTGASGGIGRAISLAFAEAGWSVGVHYHRHKTSAEETLSQVVAAGGAGSLYAADIRQSHAVQQMVDVSCRHVPVPSVFICNAGIGGSQLLLRQDETAWAEILATNLTGTFYCLRAMAPPLLANGGGSIVVIGSHAGFHGSTGQAAYAASKAGLIGLVQTAAQEWGVGNVRVNLLLPGWQKTGLSEGTMPEDDQWHDHALGRPPSREEVAKTVLYLAQLKDVSGQVWNCDSRNF, encoded by the coding sequence ATGAACCAAAGACAGGCGGTGCTGGTGACCGGCGCGTCCGGAGGGATCGGTCGTGCGATCAGTCTGGCCTTTGCGGAAGCAGGCTGGTCTGTGGGGGTCCATTACCATCGCCATAAAACATCGGCTGAAGAGACCCTCAGCCAAGTGGTGGCAGCCGGTGGAGCCGGATCGCTCTATGCCGCCGACATTCGCCAGTCCCATGCGGTGCAACAGATGGTGGACGTCTCCTGCCGCCATGTGCCTGTGCCCTCTGTGTTCATCTGCAATGCGGGCATCGGAGGGAGCCAGCTCCTTCTTCGACAAGATGAAACAGCCTGGGCCGAGATCTTGGCCACGAACCTGACAGGAACCTTTTATTGCCTTCGCGCCATGGCTCCTCCCCTCCTTGCCAACGGAGGCGGGTCGATCGTCGTGATTGGATCGCATGCCGGCTTTCATGGCTCGACGGGACAGGCCGCCTATGCTGCGTCAAAAGCCGGTCTCATCGGGCTAGTGCAGACGGCGGCTCAGGAATGGGGCGTGGGCAATGTCCGTGTGAATCTGCTCCTGCCTGGCTGGCAGAAAACTGGATTATCGGAAGGGACCATGCCGGAAGACGATCAATGGCACGATCATGCGCTGGGCCGGCCTCCGTCGCGAGAAGAAGTGGCCAAGACTGTCTTGTATCTGGCGCAACTCAAGGACGTGTCGGGGCAGGTTTGGAATTGCGATAGCCGGAATTTCTGA
- a CDS encoding proline dehydrogenase family protein yields the protein MSSCSSPLEPVVRRIGEQLARLSADQTPTIFTRHWWSHQALNLAMQDPVFKTQLFRFIDVLPSITEDEHVVALAREYLGDGNVQLFGAQWGLKALAATSLGARLSGKAIRSQVEQMARTFIAGATVEEAMPRLADLWQQRRAWSVDLLGEATISDREADRYRDRCVAALTFLAREAASWPSVPLLERDHLGPIPRAQLSLKISALAPHLDPIDPEGSYRAVATRLRPLLDLAMSLPASLIFDMEQAETKTLLVEIFTRLFSEPPYKTYPYAGLALQAYHRETAQDIEGLLAWVRQRGVPITIRLVKGAYWDSDTIRYRQRGWPVPLFEQKTETDANYESLTRLVLSQSSLIRPAFGTHNLRTLAYIEAVAESLGLPPETWEYQMIFGMAEPFQQAVTKQGRRLRLYTPVGDLLPGMAYLVRRLLENTSNESFLRKESVESQPLAQLLAPPVREGLSRALSPLSQPAGGREFRNEPQRDFAQAHNRVAMQQAVATVRSQLGKQWPSSLGGLSLTGPVIESCNPACPDEVVGRLVSASSDDVEQAVRLAGEAWESWRETPSARRVEILRAAAAIMRRRRDELAAWEILECGKPWREADADLAEAIDFLEFYAEDWLRLSPPRRLGHVPGELNQSVYRPRGVTAVIAPWNFPLAIPTGMVAAALVTGNTVLFKPSERSPMMGHWLTEILREAGLPDGVLCCLPGGPDIGRALVRHPEIATIAFTGSKDVGLGILQDAGTLMPGHRLVKRVLAEMGGKNAIIVDETADLDDAIAGVIASFTGYAGQKCSACSRAIVHAAIYEPFLERLKEAVLSLKVGNPDEPGTQVGPVIDQRAQSKIQEYIEIGKKEARLLVAGTATGPGWYVGPTVFADVAPTDRIAQEEIFGPILSVMKAASFEEALTLANSTAYALTGGVYSRSPVNLELARQRFDVGNLYLNRPITGALVGRQPFGGHRLSGVGAKAGGDEYLMQFVAAHVISEQTLRRGFAPPE from the coding sequence ATGTCGTCCTGTTCTTCTCCCCTTGAGCCGGTTGTTCGCCGTATCGGCGAACAGCTCGCTCGTCTCTCCGCCGATCAAACTCCCACGATTTTCACGCGCCATTGGTGGTCGCACCAGGCCCTGAATCTGGCCATGCAGGACCCTGTTTTCAAGACACAGCTGTTCCGATTTATCGATGTCCTGCCTTCGATCACGGAGGACGAGCACGTTGTCGCGCTGGCTCGCGAGTATCTGGGCGATGGGAACGTACAACTGTTCGGCGCGCAATGGGGCCTCAAGGCTCTCGCAGCGACCAGCTTGGGCGCTCGGCTCAGCGGCAAGGCGATCAGAAGCCAGGTCGAGCAGATGGCCCGTACCTTCATTGCCGGAGCGACCGTCGAGGAGGCAATGCCTCGGCTGGCTGACCTTTGGCAGCAGCGGCGAGCCTGGTCGGTGGATTTATTGGGCGAGGCCACCATCAGTGATCGTGAGGCGGATCGGTACCGTGATCGTTGTGTGGCCGCTCTGACGTTCCTGGCACGAGAGGCAGCTTCGTGGCCATCGGTTCCTTTACTGGAGCGGGACCATCTCGGTCCGATACCACGAGCTCAGCTCTCGCTCAAAATCTCCGCCCTCGCTCCTCATCTCGACCCGATTGATCCGGAAGGGAGCTACCGTGCTGTGGCGACGAGGCTTCGCCCCCTCCTCGATTTGGCCATGAGCCTCCCTGCTTCGTTGATTTTCGATATGGAGCAGGCCGAGACGAAAACGTTGCTGGTTGAGATCTTCACCAGGCTCTTCTCTGAGCCTCCCTACAAGACCTATCCCTATGCGGGACTTGCTTTGCAGGCCTACCATCGGGAGACGGCACAAGATATCGAGGGGCTTCTGGCTTGGGTCCGGCAGCGTGGGGTGCCCATCACGATTCGATTGGTGAAAGGCGCCTACTGGGATTCGGACACGATTCGGTATCGGCAACGGGGCTGGCCTGTTCCCCTTTTTGAACAGAAGACAGAGACCGATGCCAACTACGAGTCGCTCACGCGTCTCGTACTGTCTCAGTCCTCCCTGATTCGCCCGGCCTTCGGGACGCACAATCTCAGGACGCTGGCCTACATCGAAGCCGTGGCTGAATCGCTGGGGCTCCCTCCTGAGACTTGGGAATATCAAATGATCTTCGGCATGGCTGAGCCCTTTCAACAGGCAGTGACCAAGCAGGGGCGCCGGCTGCGGCTCTATACCCCGGTGGGAGATCTGTTGCCTGGCATGGCTTATCTCGTGAGGCGGTTGCTGGAAAACACCTCGAATGAATCGTTCCTCAGGAAGGAATCTGTGGAGTCGCAGCCGTTAGCCCAGCTGTTGGCTCCCCCTGTTCGCGAGGGACTGAGTCGCGCACTGTCTCCCCTCTCTCAGCCAGCCGGAGGGAGGGAATTCAGGAATGAACCGCAGCGTGATTTTGCGCAGGCGCACAATCGAGTGGCGATGCAGCAGGCTGTGGCGACGGTGCGGTCGCAACTGGGTAAGCAATGGCCGTCGTCGTTGGGAGGACTGAGTCTGACCGGTCCTGTGATCGAGTCCTGCAACCCGGCATGTCCGGATGAAGTTGTGGGCAGGTTGGTCAGCGCAAGCTCAGATGATGTCGAACAGGCGGTGCGCTTGGCTGGCGAGGCCTGGGAATCCTGGCGTGAGACTCCCTCTGCACGGCGGGTGGAGATCCTGCGGGCGGCCGCTGCGATCATGAGGAGGAGACGGGATGAGTTGGCAGCTTGGGAAATTCTGGAATGTGGGAAGCCCTGGCGGGAGGCGGATGCGGACCTTGCAGAAGCGATCGACTTTCTGGAATTTTATGCGGAAGATTGGCTCAGGCTTTCTCCCCCAAGACGATTAGGCCATGTACCAGGCGAACTGAACCAGTCTGTCTATCGACCTCGCGGCGTGACAGCCGTCATCGCCCCCTGGAACTTTCCTCTGGCCATTCCCACTGGCATGGTGGCAGCGGCTCTTGTCACAGGGAATACAGTGCTCTTTAAACCATCCGAACGTTCGCCCATGATGGGCCACTGGCTCACGGAGATCTTGCGAGAGGCCGGTCTGCCGGATGGAGTTCTTTGTTGTCTGCCTGGCGGGCCAGATATCGGGCGCGCCTTGGTGCGCCATCCAGAGATTGCGACCATTGCCTTTACCGGTTCGAAGGACGTGGGGCTCGGTATCCTGCAAGACGCTGGCACTCTGATGCCGGGTCATCGGCTGGTCAAGCGGGTGCTGGCGGAAATGGGAGGAAAGAATGCGATCATCGTGGATGAGACGGCGGATCTCGATGACGCGATCGCTGGAGTGATTGCATCGTTCACCGGTTATGCGGGACAGAAATGTTCCGCCTGCTCCAGGGCGATCGTCCATGCAGCGATCTACGAGCCGTTTCTGGAACGTCTTAAAGAGGCGGTCTTGAGTCTGAAGGTCGGCAATCCGGACGAGCCAGGCACGCAGGTTGGGCCGGTGATTGACCAGCGAGCGCAGTCGAAGATTCAGGAGTACATCGAGATTGGAAAGAAGGAAGCCCGTCTGTTGGTGGCAGGAACCGCGACGGGGCCTGGGTGGTATGTCGGGCCGACCGTCTTTGCAGATGTGGCCCCGACCGACCGGATTGCCCAGGAGGAAATCTTCGGGCCGATTCTGTCGGTGATGAAGGCCGCGTCGTTTGAGGAGGCGCTGACCCTGGCCAATTCGACTGCCTATGCGCTGACCGGCGGAGTCTATTCACGCAGCCCGGTGAATCTGGAACTGGCGAGGCAGCGGTTCGATGTGGGGAATCTGTATCTGAACCGTCCGATCACCGGCGCGTTAGTCGGCCGTCAGCCCTTTGGTGGCCATCGGCTGTCCGGAGTCGGAGCGAAGGCGGGAGGCGACGAGTACCTGATGCAATTCGTGGCGGCCCACGTTATCAGCGAGCAGACCCTCCGCCGGGGATTCGCCCCGCCCGAGTGA
- a CDS encoding acyl-CoA desaturase — MLNTTTEAPPTEDVFVPLNFALFCAIVAATVVGIPLYGYYYGFSRFDWILSFVMYIVTGMGITVGYHRLVSHQSFECPDWVKRCILIAGGWALQNSALKWGGDHIRHHAKTDQEEDPYNASKGFWHSHCGWLFYNTPHRTEKYEIRLRRDPIVMWQHRYYWPIVVTGLVLPFALGVWHGGWHGGIAAFLLGGLFRMFMVLNSTFTINSLCHMIGTQPHGTQDSSRDSWLVSFVSFGEGYHNFHHTYARDFRNGPKWYNFDPSKWIIYTLWLLGLAHNLRRNDPTVG, encoded by the coding sequence ATGCTCAATACAACTACTGAAGCCCCCCCGACTGAAGATGTGTTCGTGCCCTTAAATTTTGCGCTGTTTTGCGCCATCGTCGCAGCCACCGTAGTCGGCATCCCGCTCTATGGCTATTACTACGGATTCAGCCGCTTCGACTGGATCCTGTCCTTTGTCATGTACATCGTCACGGGCATGGGTATCACCGTCGGCTACCACCGGTTGGTCTCCCATCAGAGCTTTGAATGCCCTGATTGGGTCAAGCGCTGCATCCTCATCGCCGGAGGCTGGGCCCTGCAGAATTCCGCTCTCAAGTGGGGCGGCGACCATATCCGCCATCACGCCAAGACCGATCAAGAAGAAGATCCCTACAATGCCAGCAAAGGATTCTGGCACAGCCACTGCGGCTGGCTCTTTTACAACACCCCCCATCGCACGGAGAAGTACGAGATCCGTCTGCGCCGCGACCCGATCGTGATGTGGCAACATCGCTACTATTGGCCGATCGTGGTCACGGGGTTGGTGCTGCCCTTTGCGCTGGGTGTCTGGCACGGTGGCTGGCATGGCGGCATCGCAGCCTTCCTCCTAGGCGGGCTCTTCCGGATGTTCATGGTGCTGAACTCCACCTTCACGATCAATTCGCTCTGCCACATGATCGGCACCCAGCCGCATGGCACCCAGGACAGCAGCCGCGATAGCTGGCTCGTCTCCTTCGTCAGCTTCGGCGAGGGCTATCATAACTTCCACCACACCTACGCGCGCGACTTCCGCAACGGACCGAAGTGGTACAACTTCGATCCCTCCAAGTGGATCATCTATACCCTCTGGCTGCTCGGGTTGGCCCATAATCTGCGGCGTAACGACCCCACCGTCGGGTAA
- a CDS encoding Mrp/NBP35 family ATP-binding protein: MADEQPAGPQTGHGKDNLIPGVKYVIAVSSGKGGVGKSTVSVNLAVALALTGAKVGLLDADIYGPNIPMMMGVTKPPEQKDGKIVPAESHGVKLISMGFFVPEDTAIVWRGPMVHTAIQQLFRDVLWGELDYLLIDLPPGTGDAQLTLTQLVPLTGAVTVTTPQEVALHDVRKGMMMFQKVNVPLLGIVENMSYFLCGHCGERTEIFSHGGGERAAATLGIPFLGRIPIDPAIRDGGDSGNPIVVADPASPQSAAFREIAQKIVAEVTGAAAGVPPIESLLSKLKKPFTKT, encoded by the coding sequence ATGGCAGACGAACAACCAGCCGGACCCCAAACCGGTCACGGTAAAGACAATCTCATCCCCGGCGTCAAATATGTGATCGCCGTCAGCAGCGGAAAGGGCGGAGTCGGTAAATCCACCGTCTCCGTCAATCTGGCCGTGGCCCTCGCGTTAACCGGCGCCAAGGTCGGACTGCTCGACGCGGATATCTACGGCCCCAACATTCCCATGATGATGGGAGTGACGAAGCCACCGGAACAAAAAGACGGCAAAATCGTGCCAGCCGAAAGTCACGGCGTCAAACTCATCTCCATGGGTTTTTTCGTCCCGGAAGACACGGCGATCGTCTGGCGCGGCCCGATGGTCCACACCGCTATTCAGCAACTCTTTCGCGACGTGCTCTGGGGCGAGCTGGATTACCTCCTCATCGACCTGCCTCCCGGCACAGGCGACGCGCAGCTCACCCTCACCCAGTTGGTCCCGCTCACCGGCGCGGTCACCGTCACGACCCCTCAAGAAGTGGCCCTACACGATGTCCGCAAAGGCATGATGATGTTCCAGAAGGTCAACGTGCCGCTCCTCGGCATCGTGGAGAACATGAGTTACTTCCTCTGCGGCCATTGCGGCGAGAGGACGGAGATCTTCTCGCATGGGGGAGGGGAGCGAGCCGCCGCGACCCTCGGCATTCCGTTTCTCGGCCGCATCCCGATCGATCCGGCCATTCGCGATGGCGGCGACTCGGGCAATCCGATCGTCGTGGCAGACCCGGCCTCTCCGCAATCGGCAGCCTTCCGGGAGATCGCGCAGAAAATTGTCGCGGAAGTCACTGGCGCGGCAGCGGGCGTGCCGCCAATCGAAAGCCTCCTGAGCAAACTCAAAAAACCCTTTACGAAAACATAA